In the Kribbella sp. NBC_00482 genome, one interval contains:
- a CDS encoding MDR family MFS transporter — MTTTSSPTPEPVGEVTTAETTTLTPRQTIQAISGLMMGMFVAILAGTVVSTALPRIIHDLGASQSSYTWVVTLELLTMTATVPLWGKLADLYNNKLLVQLSLGFFVIGSLVAGFAPNIEVLLGSRVLQGLGAGGLTALVQIVMAAIIPPRELGRYSGIFGAIFASATVGGPLLGGFLVDSPLGWRACFLVGVPFVLAAIILLQRTLKLPTVRREAKIDWWGAVLIMGGVSTLLVWSSFAGNKFEWVSGWSFALVAIAVVALVAAVLVERRHPEPIIPMDLFRNRTVTLSIVASALVGVAMFGGSVFLAQYFQIAQGYTPTKAGLMSLPLILGMMVASTIAGGLITKYGRWKIYLVVGSVLLPIGLALFGTIDAHTSKYLLWSFMIVLGVGIGLVMQNLVLAAQNDVPARELGAATSAVSFFRSMGGTIGVSVLGAILANNVAETLNPGGASSGGGNAVPNIAELPPEVRTIVENAYGAATADLFMMSVPFAVLALIAVVFIKEKPLLTTSGAERRAEEEAPDKLDA, encoded by the coding sequence ATGACGACGACCTCGTCACCCACTCCGGAACCCGTGGGTGAGGTCACCACCGCCGAGACAACGACACTGACACCGCGGCAGACCATCCAGGCCATCTCCGGCCTGATGATGGGCATGTTCGTGGCGATCCTGGCCGGCACCGTGGTGTCGACCGCGCTGCCGCGGATCATTCACGACCTGGGGGCGAGTCAGTCGTCGTACACCTGGGTCGTCACGCTCGAGCTGCTGACGATGACGGCCACCGTGCCGTTGTGGGGCAAGCTCGCCGACCTCTACAACAACAAGCTGCTGGTCCAGCTGTCGCTGGGCTTCTTCGTGATCGGCTCGCTGGTCGCCGGATTCGCGCCGAACATCGAGGTGCTGCTGGGCAGCCGCGTCCTCCAGGGCCTCGGCGCCGGCGGTCTGACCGCGCTCGTGCAGATCGTGATGGCGGCCATCATCCCGCCGCGCGAGCTTGGCCGGTACTCCGGCATCTTCGGCGCGATCTTCGCGTCGGCAACCGTCGGCGGACCGCTGCTCGGCGGCTTCCTCGTCGACTCGCCGCTCGGCTGGCGCGCCTGCTTCCTGGTCGGTGTGCCGTTCGTGCTCGCGGCGATCATCCTGCTGCAGCGCACGCTGAAGCTGCCGACCGTCCGTCGCGAAGCGAAGATCGACTGGTGGGGCGCGGTCCTGATCATGGGCGGCGTGAGCACGCTGCTGGTCTGGTCCTCGTTCGCCGGTAACAAGTTCGAGTGGGTCTCCGGCTGGAGCTTCGCCCTGGTCGCGATCGCCGTGGTGGCGCTGGTTGCCGCGGTGCTGGTCGAGCGGCGGCACCCCGAGCCGATCATCCCGATGGACCTGTTCCGCAACCGCACGGTGACGCTGTCGATCGTGGCCAGCGCGCTGGTCGGGGTCGCGATGTTCGGTGGCTCGGTGTTCCTGGCGCAGTACTTCCAGATCGCACAGGGCTACACGCCGACCAAGGCCGGCCTGATGAGCCTGCCGCTGATCCTCGGCATGATGGTCGCGTCCACGATCGCCGGTGGACTGATCACGAAGTACGGCCGCTGGAAGATCTACCTGGTCGTCGGCAGCGTCCTGCTGCCGATCGGGCTGGCGCTGTTCGGCACCATCGACGCGCACACCTCGAAGTACCTGCTGTGGAGCTTCATGATCGTCCTCGGCGTCGGTATCGGCCTGGTGATGCAGAACCTGGTCCTCGCCGCGCAGAACGACGTACCGGCCCGGGAGCTGGGGGCGGCGACGTCCGCGGTCAGCTTCTTCCGGAGCATGGGCGGCACGATCGGCGTCAGCGTGCTGGGCGCGATCCTGGCGAACAACGTCGCCGAGACGCTGAACCCCGGCGGCGCGTCGTCCGGCGGCGGCAACGCGGTGCCGAACATCGCGGAGCTGCCTCCGGAGGTACGGACGATCGTCGAGAACGCGTACGGCGCGGCGACCGCGGACCTGTTCATGATGTCGGTCCCGTTCGCGGTCCTCGCCCTGATCGCCGTCGTCTTCATCAAGGAGAAGCCCCTCCTCACCACCTCCGGCGCCGAGCGTCGCGCCGAAGAGGAGGCGCCTGACAAACTGGATGCATGA
- a CDS encoding helix-turn-helix transcriptional regulator: MEYADLSDFLRKRREALQPEDVGMPRGRRRRTPGLRREEVAALASMSADYYSRLEGGRGPQPSVEMLAAIARALRLTLEERDHLFVLSGHGTPPRTTRPDHVDPGMLRILDRLQDTPAMLINRCGEVLAQTRAHIAFAGELTNFEGLERSEVYRWFAHPESRALYREPELSTHSRTLVSSLRSVVTADGPKSHAATIVRALQKLSPEFAEIWAAHEVGVAHSRTKRFRHEVVGELELYCELIDNRGQQQTLIVFTAEPGSESAEKLELLAVLGSQTLDPAR; encoded by the coding sequence ATGGAGTACGCCGACCTGTCCGATTTCCTGCGCAAACGTCGCGAGGCGCTGCAGCCCGAAGACGTCGGGATGCCCCGCGGCCGCCGACGCCGTACGCCGGGACTGCGCCGGGAGGAGGTCGCGGCGCTCGCGTCGATGTCGGCCGACTACTACAGCCGGCTCGAGGGCGGACGCGGCCCGCAGCCGTCGGTGGAGATGCTGGCAGCGATCGCTCGTGCGCTACGGCTGACACTGGAGGAGCGCGACCACCTGTTCGTGCTGTCCGGGCACGGTACGCCGCCGCGCACCACGCGGCCCGACCACGTCGACCCCGGCATGCTGCGGATCCTCGACCGGCTGCAGGACACGCCCGCGATGCTGATCAACCGCTGCGGCGAGGTGCTCGCGCAGACCCGGGCACACATCGCGTTCGCCGGGGAGCTGACCAATTTCGAGGGGCTGGAGCGCAGCGAGGTCTACCGCTGGTTCGCGCATCCGGAGTCGCGGGCTCTCTACCGCGAGCCCGAGCTGTCCACTCACAGCCGGACGCTGGTCTCGTCGCTGCGCTCGGTCGTCACGGCCGACGGGCCGAAGTCGCACGCCGCGACCATCGTGCGGGCACTGCAGAAGCTGAGCCCGGAATTCGCCGAGATCTGGGCGGCGCACGAGGTCGGCGTCGCGCACAGCCGGACCAAGAGGTTCCGGCACGAGGTGGTGGGCGAACTCGAGCTGTACTGCGAGCTGATCGACAACCGCGGCCAGCAGCAGACACTGATCGTCTTCACCGCGGAGCCGGGCAGCGAGAGTGCGGAGAAGCTGGAGTTGCTGGCGGTGCTGGGAAGTCAGACACTCGATCCGGCGCGCTGA
- a CDS encoding thiamine-binding protein → MIVAFSISPSAGDETGGVSEAVAEAVRVVRASGLPNETNAMFTNIEGEWDEVMAVVKQAVEAVAAASPRVSLVLKADIRPGYTGQLTAKVERIEQALGD, encoded by the coding sequence ATGATCGTCGCATTCAGCATCAGCCCGTCGGCCGGTGACGAGACCGGGGGCGTGAGCGAAGCGGTGGCCGAGGCCGTCCGCGTCGTCCGCGCCTCCGGTCTTCCCAATGAGACCAACGCGATGTTCACCAACATCGAGGGCGAGTGGGACGAGGTGATGGCGGTGGTGAAGCAGGCTGTGGAGGCTGTCGCCGCCGCATCGCCTCGGGTCAGTCTCGTCCTGAAGGCCGACATCCGCCCCGGCTACACCGGCCAACTCACCGCCAAGGTGGAGCGGATCGAGCAGGCGCTAGGCGACTGA
- a CDS encoding methyltransferase family protein, with protein MVKAILGSAAFFFAAPCVVAGVLPWWVSGWATPRFWPGFVIVAAGAFVVLRAFVRFVREGRGTPAPVAPTEELVVGGDYRFVRNPMYVGVVAAIFGQALVFLDWRVLGYGVIAWGVMASFVRWYEEPVLRARYGRQYEEYRQAVPAWIPRFRASGR; from the coding sequence ATGGTCAAAGCCATCCTCGGAAGCGCAGCGTTCTTCTTCGCCGCGCCCTGCGTGGTCGCCGGGGTGCTCCCGTGGTGGGTCAGCGGCTGGGCCACGCCGCGGTTCTGGCCGGGCTTCGTGATCGTCGCGGCAGGTGCGTTCGTCGTACTGCGAGCATTTGTACGATTCGTCCGCGAAGGACGGGGTACGCCGGCGCCGGTGGCGCCGACCGAGGAGCTCGTGGTCGGGGGTGACTACCGGTTCGTGCGGAATCCGATGTACGTCGGGGTGGTCGCGGCGATCTTCGGGCAGGCACTCGTTTTCCTCGACTGGCGGGTGCTCGGGTACGGCGTGATCGCCTGGGGCGTGATGGCGTCGTTCGTGCGGTGGTACGAGGAGCCGGTGCTGCGGGCGCGGTACGGCCGGCAGTACGAGGAGTACCGCCAGGCCGTGCCGGCGTGGATTCCGCGGTTCAGGGCGTCGGGTCGGTAG
- a CDS encoding RICIN domain-containing protein encodes MLSDRFRLPAFLLALVLLVSGLTGTAAAQVQATFKVLAFYSGTWDAAHIDFEKEANQRFPEFGAQNGFTYTATNNWDQLNNLSASQYQVVMFLDDSPHSDAQRNGFKNYMDNGGAFFGFHVSAYNNASGGWPWFNNTLLGTGRFQSNTWGPTAVTLRSENRSHPALVNTGATFRSSVSEWYSWQNDLRNNPDIQILASIDNSSFPVGTDPNQTWYSGYYPIIWTNKNYKMIYANFGHNAMNYETNTRLSSTFDSPAQNQFMMDALKWLAGAGTTPPVDQPSPTTWYSVANKANGKCVDARAAGTANGTVIQQYSCNGTQAQQFQFQPTSGGFTRVNNRSDATKVIDVTGVSAADDAGLQLWTYSNGNNQQWQAVSEGSSYFHFVSRSSNKCLTVPGGSTADSTQLVQFTCNGSAAQSFKLT; translated from the coding sequence ATGCTTTCCGATCGATTTCGCCTGCCCGCATTCCTGCTCGCCCTGGTGCTCCTGGTCAGCGGCCTGACCGGCACCGCGGCGGCTCAGGTCCAAGCCACCTTCAAGGTCCTCGCGTTCTACAGCGGAACCTGGGACGCCGCCCACATCGACTTCGAGAAAGAGGCGAACCAGCGCTTCCCGGAGTTCGGGGCGCAGAACGGGTTCACCTACACGGCCACGAACAACTGGGACCAGCTCAACAACCTCAGCGCCTCGCAGTACCAGGTGGTGATGTTCCTCGACGACTCGCCGCACTCCGACGCGCAACGCAACGGGTTCAAGAACTACATGGACAACGGCGGCGCGTTCTTCGGCTTCCATGTGTCGGCGTACAACAACGCCAGCGGTGGCTGGCCGTGGTTCAACAACACGCTGCTCGGCACCGGGAGGTTCCAGTCCAACACCTGGGGTCCGACCGCGGTGACCCTGCGGAGCGAGAACCGTTCGCACCCGGCCCTGGTGAACACGGGCGCGACGTTCCGGTCGTCGGTCAGCGAGTGGTACAGCTGGCAGAACGACCTGCGGAACAACCCCGACATCCAGATCCTGGCGTCGATCGACAACTCCAGCTTCCCGGTCGGCACCGACCCGAACCAGACCTGGTACAGCGGCTACTACCCGATCATCTGGACGAACAAGAACTACAAGATGATCTACGCGAACTTCGGCCACAACGCGATGAACTACGAGACCAACACCCGGCTCTCGTCGACCTTCGACAGCCCGGCACAGAACCAGTTCATGATGGACGCGCTGAAGTGGCTGGCCGGCGCCGGTACGACGCCGCCGGTCGACCAGCCGTCGCCGACCACGTGGTACTCCGTCGCGAACAAAGCCAACGGGAAGTGCGTCGACGCCCGCGCCGCTGGGACCGCCAACGGGACCGTGATCCAGCAGTACAGCTGCAACGGCACACAGGCACAGCAGTTCCAGTTCCAGCCGACGTCCGGCGGGTTCACCCGGGTGAACAACCGCAGCGACGCCACCAAGGTGATCGACGTGACCGGTGTGTCCGCCGCGGACGACGCCGGCCTCCAGCTGTGGACGTACAGCAACGGAAACAACCAGCAGTGGCAGGCCGTTTCCGAAGGCAGCAGCTACTTCCACTTCGTCAGCCGTTCCAGCAACAAATGCCTGACGGTTCCGGGTGGCTCGACGGCCGACAGCACTCAACTCGTCCAGTTCACCTGCAACGGAAGTGCGGCGCAGTCCTTCAAGCTGACATAG
- a CDS encoding SDR family oxidoreductase translates to MRTTGNTIFMTGGTSGIGLELARRFRDLGNTVIISGRRKDLLDRIAAEDGIEGVPLDVADPASITAAFEQVTSTHDVNVLVTMAGIMQVEDLRDPSHLATAEQTIEINLLGTIRAVATFTPYLLKQRDPVILTVSSGLASVPLTITPTYSATKAAIHSYTQSLRIQLADTGIQVIEVVPPAVQTTLMNQENDAHAMPLDEYLDETMNILQQQPDADEILVDRVHFLRHAERENRYDAVVATLNSVA, encoded by the coding sequence ATGAGAACAACAGGCAACACGATCTTCATGACCGGCGGTACGTCGGGTATCGGCCTCGAGCTCGCCCGCCGTTTCCGGGACCTCGGCAACACCGTGATCATCAGCGGCCGGCGCAAGGACCTACTCGACCGGATCGCCGCCGAGGACGGCATCGAGGGCGTCCCGCTCGACGTCGCCGACCCGGCCTCGATCACCGCCGCCTTCGAGCAGGTCACCAGCACCCACGATGTCAACGTGCTGGTCACGATGGCCGGCATCATGCAGGTCGAGGACCTCCGCGACCCCAGTCACCTCGCCACCGCGGAACAGACGATCGAGATCAACCTGCTCGGCACGATCCGCGCGGTCGCCACGTTCACGCCGTACCTGCTGAAGCAGCGCGATCCGGTGATCCTCACGGTCTCCTCCGGCCTCGCCTCGGTGCCGCTGACGATCACGCCGACGTACAGCGCGACGAAGGCCGCGATCCACAGCTACACGCAGAGCCTTCGGATCCAGCTGGCGGACACCGGGATCCAGGTGATCGAGGTGGTCCCGCCTGCCGTCCAGACGACGCTGATGAACCAGGAGAACGACGCCCACGCGATGCCGCTGGACGAGTACCTCGACGAGACGATGAACATCCTCCAGCAGCAGCCGGACGCCGACGAGATCCTCGTCGACCGAGTCCACTTCCTCCGCCACGCCGAACGCGAGAACCGCTACGACGCCGTCGTCGCGACCCTCAACTCAGTCGCCTAG
- a CDS encoding TetR family transcriptional regulator: MKHVEGGLRERKKLQTRAALADAALRLALEKGPDHVTVDEIAEAADVSVRTFFNYFPHKEHAILARNPEHLERALERMRTAPAEESPLTTMWFIVHDVLRELESDGQLSRRGELIMSSPSLLYQLMLSSLDDERQLTAALAERMGEPAGSVRPALIVSTAGAACRVVMELHKSAPERPIRDLLDEAFHLLAQGIDSAFGPDYQKKGTS; this comes from the coding sequence GTGAAGCACGTAGAGGGTGGGTTGCGGGAGCGCAAGAAACTGCAGACGCGGGCGGCGCTGGCCGACGCGGCGTTGCGGCTGGCGTTGGAGAAGGGGCCCGACCACGTCACGGTCGACGAGATCGCGGAGGCGGCCGACGTCTCGGTGCGGACCTTCTTCAACTACTTCCCGCACAAGGAGCACGCGATCCTCGCGCGCAACCCCGAGCACCTCGAGCGCGCCCTCGAGCGGATGCGGACGGCGCCGGCCGAGGAGTCGCCGCTGACCACGATGTGGTTCATCGTGCACGACGTACTGCGGGAGCTCGAGAGCGACGGCCAACTGTCGCGGCGCGGTGAGCTGATCATGAGCTCGCCGAGCCTGCTGTACCAGCTGATGCTGTCGAGCCTCGACGACGAGCGGCAGTTGACCGCCGCCCTCGCCGAACGGATGGGCGAACCAGCCGGATCGGTCCGGCCGGCGCTGATCGTCAGCACCGCCGGGGCCGCCTGCCGAGTCGTGATGGAGCTGCACAAGTCCGCCCCTGAACGGCCGATCCGCGACCTCCTCGACGAAGCCTTCCATTTACTTGCCCAAGGCATTGATTCCGCCTTCGGGCCGGACTACCAGAAGAAAGGCACCTCATGA
- a CDS encoding bile acid:sodium symporter family protein: protein MNDSVLTSVLLPVALAIIMFGLGLTLTVADFSRVLRMPKAVLIALGTQVILLPVICFGLVTLFELEPAHAAGMMLLAASPGGTTANLFSHLAGGDVALNVSLTAVNSVLAVVTLPIVVNLSLNHFLGDGQIGLQPLKMLQVFAIVLVPVALGMLMRSRRPGFAERMTRPVKLGSIIVLALVIFAAIYTERANVLDYIAAVGAVAVLLNVLSLFFGYVVPKLARLGERQSIACSMEIGIHNATLALTIALSPALLGSSEMSIPVAVYGIVMFFPTAAFAFYLSRRTTGQRAGSSV, encoded by the coding sequence ATGAACGACTCCGTGCTCACCTCGGTCCTGCTGCCGGTCGCGCTCGCGATCATCATGTTCGGCCTCGGCCTGACCCTGACGGTCGCCGACTTCAGCCGGGTGCTGCGGATGCCCAAAGCTGTGCTGATCGCGCTCGGGACCCAGGTGATCCTGCTGCCGGTGATCTGCTTCGGGCTGGTGACGTTGTTCGAGCTGGAGCCCGCGCACGCCGCCGGCATGATGCTGCTGGCCGCCTCTCCGGGCGGCACCACGGCGAACCTGTTCAGTCACCTGGCCGGCGGCGACGTCGCCCTCAACGTCTCGCTGACCGCGGTGAACTCGGTCCTCGCCGTGGTCACCCTGCCGATCGTGGTCAACCTGTCCCTCAACCACTTCCTCGGCGACGGCCAGATCGGCCTGCAGCCACTGAAGATGCTGCAGGTGTTCGCGATCGTGCTGGTCCCGGTGGCCCTCGGGATGCTGATGCGGAGCCGGCGGCCCGGGTTCGCGGAGCGGATGACGCGGCCGGTGAAGCTAGGCTCCATCATCGTCCTGGCCCTGGTGATCTTCGCCGCGATCTACACCGAGCGCGCCAACGTCCTCGACTACATCGCCGCCGTCGGCGCGGTCGCCGTACTGCTGAACGTGCTCAGCCTCTTCTTCGGGTACGTCGTACCGAAGCTGGCCCGGTTGGGTGAGCGGCAGTCGATCGCCTGCTCGATGGAGATCGGCATCCACAACGCCACGCTCGCCCTGACGATCGCGCTCAGCCCGGCACTGCTCGGCAGCAGCGAGATGTCGATCCCGGTCGCGGTCTACGGCATCGTGATGTTCTTCCCGACTGCCGCGTTCGCCTTCTACCTCAGCCGTCGTACGACGGGTCAGCGCGCCGGATCGAGTGTCTGA
- a CDS encoding MarR family winged helix-turn-helix transcriptional regulator — translation MTATDLTGLGEDIVVASTRLARLATRNVNTLPHAAMRVLGRLDELGQARISELAKADRCSQPTMSNLVQRLEEQGSVRRIQDPADSRASLISLTDAGLAELRSARHQAGAALAAHLSQLPASDLTTLEAAVAIVHKLLTLEPLEDTPR, via the coding sequence GTGACGGCAACTGATCTGACTGGTCTCGGAGAAGACATCGTCGTGGCGTCGACGCGATTGGCGCGGCTGGCGACCCGGAACGTGAACACGCTGCCGCACGCCGCGATGCGCGTGCTGGGGCGGCTGGACGAACTCGGTCAGGCCCGGATCAGTGAGCTGGCCAAGGCCGACCGCTGTTCGCAGCCGACCATGTCCAACCTGGTGCAGCGACTCGAGGAGCAGGGCTCGGTGCGCCGCATTCAGGACCCGGCCGACTCGCGCGCCAGCCTGATCAGCCTCACCGACGCAGGTCTCGCCGAGCTGCGCAGCGCCCGCCACCAGGCCGGCGCCGCCTTGGCCGCGCACCTGAGTCAACTCCCGGCAAGCGACCTCACCACCCTGGAGGCCGCCGTCGCCATCGTCCACAAACTCCTCACCCTCGAGCCATTGGAGGACACGCCCCGGTGA
- a CDS encoding alpha/beta hydrolase — translation MPNVGRSAVFVVVLALGLAGCGSDPAAPPPSSPVTSAPASSSPTTSASAGIMAACPTPGAKAFTAPVAGGSPVSGVQLGDASRAVVLSYEWGGSPCDWSGVATELVARGYRVALWEYGTLTGLARIKELQAVVDQVRAAGATEVVLAGGSVGGCVSMIGGSMVTPAVSGVAVLSCASWYDVEHRLPTTPLAAKLRVPALYLAGDGDSLPIAEVRKDFAAVPAKDKKLVVVAGSSGHGVELLHDTEPAGAKAALFAFLDRITR, via the coding sequence ATGCCGAATGTCGGTCGGTCCGCGGTCTTCGTCGTCGTCCTCGCGCTCGGGCTGGCCGGATGCGGGTCCGATCCAGCCGCCCCGCCACCGAGTTCGCCGGTGACATCCGCCCCGGCCTCGAGTTCGCCGACCACATCCGCCTCGGCGGGGATCATGGCCGCGTGCCCGACCCCGGGTGCAAAAGCGTTCACCGCACCGGTTGCCGGCGGGAGCCCTGTCAGTGGCGTGCAGTTGGGTGATGCCAGCCGGGCCGTGGTGTTGTCCTACGAGTGGGGCGGATCGCCGTGCGACTGGTCCGGCGTCGCGACCGAGCTCGTTGCCCGCGGCTACCGGGTCGCACTGTGGGAGTACGGCACACTCACCGGCCTGGCTCGGATCAAGGAGCTGCAGGCCGTCGTGGACCAGGTCCGGGCCGCCGGCGCGACCGAGGTCGTGCTCGCCGGTGGCTCGGTGGGCGGCTGCGTATCGATGATCGGCGGCTCGATGGTCACGCCGGCGGTCTCAGGGGTCGCGGTGCTGAGCTGCGCGTCCTGGTACGACGTGGAGCACAGGCTGCCGACGACGCCGCTCGCCGCGAAGCTCCGGGTGCCCGCGTTGTACCTGGCCGGTGACGGCGACAGCCTTCCGATCGCCGAGGTGCGCAAGGACTTCGCCGCCGTACCTGCCAAGGACAAGAAGCTGGTCGTCGTCGCCGGCTCCAGCGGCCATGGCGTCGAGCTCCTGCACGACACCGAGCCCGCCGGCGCGAAAGCGGCGCTGTTCGCGTTCCTCGACCGGATCACGCGCTGA